One segment of Erigeron canadensis isolate Cc75 chromosome 2, C_canadensis_v1, whole genome shotgun sequence DNA contains the following:
- the LOC122589561 gene encoding probable inactive poly [ADP-ribose] polymerase SRO5 has protein sequence MMMSLLSPPAAVDPKLMHNDNDYDYDDDEISSNFGPIHVPGIEGSVSADESDEQGDTDTDDEVSSVISDCESVVSGNRAVEATRTVGLERTSDGLVKLEESDKLHEMIERKFVTRLSGLGIKAKVECIRRNMFNANAIGQARLSSFQIYAKALEKKIGSADVNVKYAWFGGSKAEIDRIIAHGFGYENIAKNGGFGHGVVLSADHSPLNSVESAIVDGDGVKHILLCRVLVGKTELVNQGSAQCCPSSEDFQTGVDDMVSPKKYIVWSSHMNSHILPEFVISFKALMSVNKPQLNGVRLEKPVSPWIPIPQLIAALSKILPSKAIKEITQYRHSYIERKISRRDMIKGIRKVAGDRVLLVVLKDFTAQRRFK, from the exons atgatgatgtcaCTATTATCACCACCGGCTGCTGTTGATCCGAAATTGAtgcataatgataatgattacgattacgatgatgatgaaatttctTCGAATTTCGGTCCTATACACGTTCCGGGAATCGAAGGCTCTGTTTCTGCtgatgaaagtgatgaacaAGGTGATACTGATACTGATGATGAGGTGTCGTCGGTTATTTCGGACTGCGAGAGTGTCGTTTCGGGAAACCGAGCTGTGGAAGCTACACGAACGGTCGGGTTAGAAAGGACTAGTGATGGATTGGTTAAGCTGGAAGAGAGTGATAAGTTGCATGAGATGATTGAGAGGAAATTTGTGACTAGGTTGAGTGGATTAGGAATTAAGGCTAAAGTCGAATGTATTCGTAGGAATATGTTTAATGCTAATGCCATTGGTCAAGCTAGATTGAGTAGTTTTCAGATATACGCGAAAGCTTTGGAGAAGAAAATCGGTAGTGCTGATGTTAATGTTAAGTATGCTTGGTTTGGTGGTTCGAAAGCTGAGATTGATAGGATTATTGCTCATGGATTTGGATATGAGAATATTGCCAAGAATGGTGGTTTTGGTCATGGTGTTGTTCTTTCTGCTGATCATTCTCCTCTCAACAG TGTGGAGTCTGCAATTGTCGATGGGGATGGAGTCAAACATATTTTGCTTTGCCGTGTGCTAGTGGGCAAAACGGAGCTTGTGAATCAGGGATCCGCACAATGCTGTCCAAGTTCTGAGGATTTTCAGACCGGTGTTGATGACATGGTGTCTCCTAAGAAGTATATCGTGTGGAGTAGCCACATGAATAGCCATATATTGCCAGAGTTCGTCATAAGTTTCAAGGCGCTAATGAGCGTGAACA AGCCTCAGCTAAATGGAGTTCGTCTTGAGAAACCTGTTTCCCCTTGGATCCCAATTCCGCAACTCATTGCAGCACTTTCCAAGATTTTACCTTCTAAAGCCATCAAGGAAATTACACAGTATCGTCACAGTTACATT GAGCGCAAGATATCTAGACGTGATATGATAAAAGGGATCAGAAAAGTCGCTGGGGATAGGGTATTGTTGGTGGTTCTAAAGGATTTCACTGCACAG CGGCGATTCAAATAA
- the LOC122587013 gene encoding pantothenate kinase 2 isoform X2, producing the protein MDGLKKDGPVIEASDGINEDATNNNDIVDKEDTGKEMSPPVGNAIHRSTSRPQLDLSGAAIQGNFEERDPTILLPNQSDDISHLALDIGGSLIKLVYFSRHEDHAVSDKRKKSAKERFGVMNGSRRSFPILGGRLHFVKFETTKINACLDFIHSKQLHRGVIKATGGGAYKFADLFKERLGVSIDKEDEMDCLVAGANFLLKAIRHEAFTHKEGHKEFVQIDHNDLYPYLLVNIGSGVSMIKVDGDGKFQRVSGTNVGGGTYWGLGRLLTKCKSFDELLELSQRGDNSSVDMLVGDIYGGLDYSKIGLSASTIASSFGKAISENKEIEDYRPEDISLSLLRMISYNIGQISYLTALQLGIKRIFFGGFFIRGHAYTMDTISFAIQFWSKGGAQAMFLRHEGFLGALGAFMSYEKHGLDDLMVHQLVERFPMGAPYTGGKIHGPPLGDLNEKISWMEKFVRKGTKITAPVPMASPRTTGLGGFEAPSSKGDALRSDESNLNVGVLHLVPSLEVFPLLADPKTYEPNTIDLADPNELEYWFTVLSDHLPDLVDKAVASEGGTDDAKRRGNAFARAFSAHLARLMEEPAAYGKLGLANLLELREECLREFNFFDAYSTIKQRENEASLAVLPDLLMELDSMSEETRLLTLIEGVLAANIFDWGSRACVDLYHKGTIIEIYRMSRKKMQRPWRVDDFDAFKERMGSGNVRHKRALLFVDNAGADVVLGMLPLARELLRRGTEVVLVANSLPALNDVTAMELPEIVAEAAKHCDILRGAAEAGGLLMDAMINVQDSPRKKSSSTPLMVVENGCGSPCIDLRQVSSDLAALAKDADLVILEGMGRSLHTNYNARFKCDALKLAMVKNQRLAEKLIKGNIYDCVCRYEPAC; encoded by the exons aTGGACGGGCTAAAAAAGGACGGACCAGTTATAGAAGCTAGTGATGGTATAAATGAAGATGCTACTAACAACAACGACATAGTTGACAAAGAAGATACAGGAAAAGAAATGTCCCCGCCTGTTGGTAATGCGATTCATAGGTCGACTTCACGCCCTCAACTCGATCTTAGTGGTGCAGCCATTCAAGGGAATTTCGAAGAACGAGACCCCACGATTTTGCTGCCTAATCAGTCCGATGATATATCTCATTTGGCATTAGACATTGGAG GGTCACTAATCAAGTTAGTTTATTTCTCAAGACATGAAGATCATGCTGTCAGTGACAAGAGGAAGAAGTCTGCAAAAGAGAGATTTGGTGTTATGAATGGTAGCAGGAGGAGTTTTCCAATTCTTGGAGGAAGGCTGCATTTTGTGAAGTTTGAAACAACCAAAATAAATGCATGTTTAGATTTCATCCACTCAAAGCAACTTCATCGTGGAG TAATCAAG GCTACAGGTGGCGGGGCATACAAATTCGCAGATTTATTTAAGGAAAGACTTGGAGTTAGCATAGacaaagaagatgaaatggATTGTCTTGTAGCTGGTGCAAACTTCCTGCTAAAG GCGATTCGCCATGAAGCCTTCACCCATAAAGAAGGTCATAAAGAATTTGTGCAGATAGACCATAATGATTTATACCCTTATCTTCTTGTTAATATCGGATCTGGAGTAAGCATGATAAAG GTTGATGGAGATGGGAAGTTTCAGAGGGTCAGCGGGACAAATGTAGGTGGTGGTACATATTGGGGATTAGGGAGACTGTTGACCAAGTGCAAGAG TTTTGATGAGCTGCTCGAGTTGAGTCAAAGAGGAGATAATAGCTCTGTAGACATGCTTGTTGGGGATATTTATGGGGGGTTGGATTATTCAAAG ATTGGACTCTCTGCATCAACAATTGCTTCCAGTTTTGGCAAGGCAATTTCTGAAAACAAGGAGATTGAAGACTACAGACCCGAAGACATTTCTCTGTCTCTCCTCCGTATGATCTCATACAATATCGGGCAG ATTTCTTATTTAACCGCATTGCAACTTGGAATCAAGCGTATATTTTTTGGAGGATTTTTCATAAGGGGCCATGCTTATACCATGGATACTATTTCATTTGCTATCCAATTCTG GTCAAAAGGAGGCGCACAGGCTATGTTTTTACGTCATGAAGGTTTTCTGGGAGCTTTAGGTGCATTTATGAGTTACGAAAAACATGGATTAGATGACTTAATGGTTCATCAGCTGGTGGAAAGGTTTCCAATGGGTGCTCCATACACTGGAGGAAAGATCCATGGTCCTCCACTTGGGGACTTGAATGAGAAG ATATCGTGGATGGAGAAGTTTGTTCGAAAGGGAACTAAGATTACAGCTCCTGTTCCAATGGCTTCTCCAAGAACTACTGGTTTAGGTGGCTTTGAGGCCCCTTCATCAAAAGGAGATGCCCTACGTTCTGATGAAAGTAATCTAAATGTTGGTGTTCTTCATCTGGTTCCCTCATTAGAAGTGTTTCCGCTGTTGGCTGACCCTAAAAC TTatgaaccaaacaccattgATCTTGCAGATCCTAATGAGCTTGA ATATTGGTTCACAGTGCTATCTGATCATTTACCGGACCTTGTTGATAAG GCGGTGGCCAGTGAAGGTGGAACAGATGATGCTAAAAGACGGGGCAATGCCTTTGCTCGTGCATTTTCTGCCCACTTGGCAAG GTTGATGGAAGAGCCGGCTGCTTATGGGAAATTAGGACTGGCCAATCTTCTTGAGCTAAGAGAAGAGTGCTTAAGAGAATTCAACTTTTTTGATGCATATAGTACTATAAAACAGAG AGAGAACGAGGCATCTCTTGCGGTCTTGCCCGACCTTTTGATGGAGCTTGATAGTATGAGTGAG GAAACAAGACTACTTACATTAATAGAAGGCGTGCTTGCTGCAAACATATTTGATTGGGGATCTCGTGCTTGTGTTGATCTTTATCACAAAGGAACGATTATTGAAATCTACAGAATGAGTCGCAAAAAGATGCAAAGACCATGGCGG GTGgatgattttgatgcatttaaGGAGAGAATGGGTTCTGGAAACGTTCGTCATAAACGAGCTTTGCTTTTTGTGGACAACGCGGGTGCTGATGTTGTTTTAGGAATGCTTCCCCTGGCCCGAGAACTTTTACGTCGTGGAACTGAA GTTGTTCTTGTTGCAAACTCCCTTCCAGCATTAAATGATGTTACTGCAATGGAACTTCCAGAAATTGTGGCCGAAGCTGCCAAG CACTGTGACATTCTTCGTGGAGCTGCTGAAGCTGGCGGCCTACTTATGGATGCAATGATCAATGTTCAAGATAGTCCAAGAAAGAAGTCATCTTCTACTCCTTTAATGGTAGTTGAAAATGGATGTGGGAGCCCGTGCATTGACTTGAGGCAGGTCAGCTCTGATCTGGCCGCACTTGCCAAAGATGCTGACCTG GTCATATTGGAAGGGATGGGGCGTTCTTTGCATACCAACTATAATGCTCGATTTAAATGTGATGCTCTAAAG CTTGCGATGGTGAAGAATCAACGGCTGGCTGAAAAGTTGATAAAAGGGAACATATATGATTGTGTTTGTAGATATGAACCTGCTTGCTAG
- the LOC122587013 gene encoding pantothenate kinase 2 isoform X1, which produces MDGLKKDGPVIEASDGINEDATNNNDIVDKEDTGKEMSPPVGNAIHRSTSRPQLDLSGAAIQGNFEERDPTILLPNQSDDISHLALDIGGSLIKLVYFSRHEDHAVSDKRKKSAKERFGVMNGSRRSFPILGGRLHFVKFETTKINACLDFIHSKQLHRGENDNAVIKATGGGAYKFADLFKERLGVSIDKEDEMDCLVAGANFLLKAIRHEAFTHKEGHKEFVQIDHNDLYPYLLVNIGSGVSMIKVDGDGKFQRVSGTNVGGGTYWGLGRLLTKCKSFDELLELSQRGDNSSVDMLVGDIYGGLDYSKIGLSASTIASSFGKAISENKEIEDYRPEDISLSLLRMISYNIGQISYLTALQLGIKRIFFGGFFIRGHAYTMDTISFAIQFWSKGGAQAMFLRHEGFLGALGAFMSYEKHGLDDLMVHQLVERFPMGAPYTGGKIHGPPLGDLNEKISWMEKFVRKGTKITAPVPMASPRTTGLGGFEAPSSKGDALRSDESNLNVGVLHLVPSLEVFPLLADPKTYEPNTIDLADPNELEYWFTVLSDHLPDLVDKAVASEGGTDDAKRRGNAFARAFSAHLARLMEEPAAYGKLGLANLLELREECLREFNFFDAYSTIKQRENEASLAVLPDLLMELDSMSEETRLLTLIEGVLAANIFDWGSRACVDLYHKGTIIEIYRMSRKKMQRPWRVDDFDAFKERMGSGNVRHKRALLFVDNAGADVVLGMLPLARELLRRGTEVVLVANSLPALNDVTAMELPEIVAEAAKHCDILRGAAEAGGLLMDAMINVQDSPRKKSSSTPLMVVENGCGSPCIDLRQVSSDLAALAKDADLVILEGMGRSLHTNYNARFKCDALKLAMVKNQRLAEKLIKGNIYDCVCRYEPAC; this is translated from the exons aTGGACGGGCTAAAAAAGGACGGACCAGTTATAGAAGCTAGTGATGGTATAAATGAAGATGCTACTAACAACAACGACATAGTTGACAAAGAAGATACAGGAAAAGAAATGTCCCCGCCTGTTGGTAATGCGATTCATAGGTCGACTTCACGCCCTCAACTCGATCTTAGTGGTGCAGCCATTCAAGGGAATTTCGAAGAACGAGACCCCACGATTTTGCTGCCTAATCAGTCCGATGATATATCTCATTTGGCATTAGACATTGGAG GGTCACTAATCAAGTTAGTTTATTTCTCAAGACATGAAGATCATGCTGTCAGTGACAAGAGGAAGAAGTCTGCAAAAGAGAGATTTGGTGTTATGAATGGTAGCAGGAGGAGTTTTCCAATTCTTGGAGGAAGGCTGCATTTTGTGAAGTTTGAAACAACCAAAATAAATGCATGTTTAGATTTCATCCACTCAAAGCAACTTCATCGTGGAG AGAATGATAATGCAGTAATCAAG GCTACAGGTGGCGGGGCATACAAATTCGCAGATTTATTTAAGGAAAGACTTGGAGTTAGCATAGacaaagaagatgaaatggATTGTCTTGTAGCTGGTGCAAACTTCCTGCTAAAG GCGATTCGCCATGAAGCCTTCACCCATAAAGAAGGTCATAAAGAATTTGTGCAGATAGACCATAATGATTTATACCCTTATCTTCTTGTTAATATCGGATCTGGAGTAAGCATGATAAAG GTTGATGGAGATGGGAAGTTTCAGAGGGTCAGCGGGACAAATGTAGGTGGTGGTACATATTGGGGATTAGGGAGACTGTTGACCAAGTGCAAGAG TTTTGATGAGCTGCTCGAGTTGAGTCAAAGAGGAGATAATAGCTCTGTAGACATGCTTGTTGGGGATATTTATGGGGGGTTGGATTATTCAAAG ATTGGACTCTCTGCATCAACAATTGCTTCCAGTTTTGGCAAGGCAATTTCTGAAAACAAGGAGATTGAAGACTACAGACCCGAAGACATTTCTCTGTCTCTCCTCCGTATGATCTCATACAATATCGGGCAG ATTTCTTATTTAACCGCATTGCAACTTGGAATCAAGCGTATATTTTTTGGAGGATTTTTCATAAGGGGCCATGCTTATACCATGGATACTATTTCATTTGCTATCCAATTCTG GTCAAAAGGAGGCGCACAGGCTATGTTTTTACGTCATGAAGGTTTTCTGGGAGCTTTAGGTGCATTTATGAGTTACGAAAAACATGGATTAGATGACTTAATGGTTCATCAGCTGGTGGAAAGGTTTCCAATGGGTGCTCCATACACTGGAGGAAAGATCCATGGTCCTCCACTTGGGGACTTGAATGAGAAG ATATCGTGGATGGAGAAGTTTGTTCGAAAGGGAACTAAGATTACAGCTCCTGTTCCAATGGCTTCTCCAAGAACTACTGGTTTAGGTGGCTTTGAGGCCCCTTCATCAAAAGGAGATGCCCTACGTTCTGATGAAAGTAATCTAAATGTTGGTGTTCTTCATCTGGTTCCCTCATTAGAAGTGTTTCCGCTGTTGGCTGACCCTAAAAC TTatgaaccaaacaccattgATCTTGCAGATCCTAATGAGCTTGA ATATTGGTTCACAGTGCTATCTGATCATTTACCGGACCTTGTTGATAAG GCGGTGGCCAGTGAAGGTGGAACAGATGATGCTAAAAGACGGGGCAATGCCTTTGCTCGTGCATTTTCTGCCCACTTGGCAAG GTTGATGGAAGAGCCGGCTGCTTATGGGAAATTAGGACTGGCCAATCTTCTTGAGCTAAGAGAAGAGTGCTTAAGAGAATTCAACTTTTTTGATGCATATAGTACTATAAAACAGAG AGAGAACGAGGCATCTCTTGCGGTCTTGCCCGACCTTTTGATGGAGCTTGATAGTATGAGTGAG GAAACAAGACTACTTACATTAATAGAAGGCGTGCTTGCTGCAAACATATTTGATTGGGGATCTCGTGCTTGTGTTGATCTTTATCACAAAGGAACGATTATTGAAATCTACAGAATGAGTCGCAAAAAGATGCAAAGACCATGGCGG GTGgatgattttgatgcatttaaGGAGAGAATGGGTTCTGGAAACGTTCGTCATAAACGAGCTTTGCTTTTTGTGGACAACGCGGGTGCTGATGTTGTTTTAGGAATGCTTCCCCTGGCCCGAGAACTTTTACGTCGTGGAACTGAA GTTGTTCTTGTTGCAAACTCCCTTCCAGCATTAAATGATGTTACTGCAATGGAACTTCCAGAAATTGTGGCCGAAGCTGCCAAG CACTGTGACATTCTTCGTGGAGCTGCTGAAGCTGGCGGCCTACTTATGGATGCAATGATCAATGTTCAAGATAGTCCAAGAAAGAAGTCATCTTCTACTCCTTTAATGGTAGTTGAAAATGGATGTGGGAGCCCGTGCATTGACTTGAGGCAGGTCAGCTCTGATCTGGCCGCACTTGCCAAAGATGCTGACCTG GTCATATTGGAAGGGATGGGGCGTTCTTTGCATACCAACTATAATGCTCGATTTAAATGTGATGCTCTAAAG CTTGCGATGGTGAAGAATCAACGGCTGGCTGAAAAGTTGATAAAAGGGAACATATATGATTGTGTTTGTAGATATGAACCTGCTTGCTAG